From one Mycolicibacterium sp. HK-90 genomic stretch:
- a CDS encoding MarR family winged helix-turn-helix transcriptional regulator produces the protein MSAVSAAPSTPEDVDPLALERQVCFALAVSNRAVLAVYRPLLEPLGLTHPKYLVMLALWDHHRSRAAGVPPLSVKEIAAALQIDSATLSPMLKRLEGLGLITRSRRADDERATDVELTEAGIALRDRAVAIPHAVVERLGISLAELEDLHRALTRLNEAALAANSLTD, from the coding sequence GTGTCCGCAGTATCCGCCGCGCCCTCGACGCCGGAGGATGTCGATCCGCTCGCCCTCGAGCGGCAGGTGTGTTTCGCCCTGGCCGTCAGCAATCGCGCCGTGCTCGCGGTGTACCGCCCGCTCCTGGAACCGCTCGGGCTGACCCACCCGAAGTACCTGGTGATGCTAGCGCTGTGGGATCACCACCGGTCGCGCGCCGCCGGCGTTCCTCCGCTCTCGGTCAAGGAGATCGCGGCCGCACTGCAGATCGATTCGGCGACGCTGTCGCCGATGCTCAAGCGACTGGAAGGACTCGGGTTGATCACCCGCAGTCGTCGCGCCGACGATGAACGCGCCACTGATGTCGAGCTGACCGAGGCCGGGATCGCCCTGCGCGACCGCGCCGTCGCCATCCCCCACGCCGTGGTGGAGCGACTGGGCATCAGCCTCGCCGAACTCGAAGACCTACATCGGGCACTGACCCGCCTCAACGAAGCCGCGCTGGCGGCCAATTCCCTCACCGATTGA
- a CDS encoding serine hydrolase, translating into MTASRSPLIRLFAAGTILFTVAVTSSCGQSEAPPPTANPAPTSTPTPATTPTPTLAAVVPSGDFTAVSQLVNDAIAVPRLPGAVVQVGHGGNVVFRQAFGSRKLPGEPGLDGAPAPAEPMTEDTIFDIASLSKSVATTVALLQLYEQGKVQIDEPVQTYLPDFNPADDPRRAAVTLRMLLTHTSGIAGDLSLDGPWGLERADKAEGLHRALGAWVVYGPGELFHYSDIGFILVGAIIEKITGQPLDTYVQDNVFAPLGMSETRYLPATKACGPHQIRGTAITLDPKAPEVDGCPPGSWSTELLERVAPTALDEDTPGLNPDYGHPLRGTVHDPTARRMGGVTGSAGVFSTVNDLGKYAQALLDRRAGRPSPFPLKQATVELMTTPQQPGHTADLRGFGWDIDTPHSRPRGTVFPIGSFGHTGFTGVTLWMDPGSDTYVIVLGNVIHQRGGPPISGLSGDIATEAARALHLYGT; encoded by the coding sequence GTGACGGCGTCACGATCGCCACTGATCCGGCTCTTCGCGGCGGGAACCATCCTGTTCACCGTGGCGGTGACCTCGTCGTGCGGGCAGTCCGAAGCCCCGCCGCCGACCGCCAACCCGGCGCCGACGTCGACACCCACCCCGGCAACGACGCCGACACCCACCCTGGCCGCCGTCGTCCCTTCAGGGGATTTCACCGCGGTGTCCCAACTGGTCAACGACGCGATTGCGGTCCCTCGGCTACCGGGCGCAGTGGTCCAGGTCGGGCATGGCGGCAACGTCGTCTTCCGCCAGGCCTTCGGCTCACGCAAGCTTCCGGGCGAGCCGGGCCTTGACGGGGCACCAGCACCCGCGGAACCGATGACCGAGGACACCATCTTCGATATCGCGTCGTTGTCGAAGAGCGTCGCGACGACCGTTGCCCTGTTACAGCTCTACGAGCAGGGCAAGGTGCAGATCGACGAACCCGTGCAGACCTATCTGCCGGACTTCAACCCCGCCGACGACCCACGCCGCGCCGCGGTGACGCTGCGGATGTTGCTGACCCATACCTCGGGCATCGCGGGCGATCTGAGCCTGGATGGTCCGTGGGGCCTGGAGCGCGCCGACAAGGCCGAGGGCCTGCACCGGGCACTGGGCGCGTGGGTGGTGTACGGGCCCGGTGAGCTGTTCCACTACTCCGACATCGGCTTCATCCTGGTCGGCGCGATCATCGAGAAGATCACCGGCCAGCCCTTGGACACCTACGTCCAGGACAATGTCTTTGCGCCCCTTGGCATGTCGGAAACCCGCTATCTGCCCGCCACGAAAGCATGTGGTCCACACCAGATCCGGGGAACCGCAATCACGCTCGACCCGAAGGCACCCGAGGTGGACGGCTGCCCACCGGGCTCCTGGAGCACCGAGCTCTTGGAGCGCGTCGCACCGACCGCGCTCGACGAAGACACTCCGGGGCTCAACCCCGATTACGGTCATCCGCTGCGCGGCACCGTGCACGATCCAACGGCACGCCGGATGGGAGGAGTGACCGGCAGCGCCGGGGTGTTCTCGACGGTCAACGACCTCGGCAAGTACGCCCAAGCCCTCCTCGATCGCCGCGCCGGGCGGCCGAGCCCATTTCCGCTGAAGCAGGCCACGGTGGAGTTGATGACGACTCCGCAGCAGCCCGGGCACACCGCTGACCTCCGCGGATTCGGCTGGGATATCGATACCCCTCATTCCCGACCGCGCGGGACCGTGTTTCCCATCGGCAGCTTCGGCCACACCGGGTTCACGGGTGTGACGCTGTGGATGGACCCCGGTTCAGATACCTACGTGATCGTCCTCGGGAACGTGATCCATCAGCGCGGCGGTCCTCCGATCTCCGGGCTGAGCGGTGACATCGCCACGGAAGCCGCCCGTGCGCTCCATCTGTACGGCACCTAA
- the ctaD gene encoding cytochrome c oxidase subunit I: MTAEAPLIGELEARRPFPERMGPKGNLIYKLITTTDHKLIGIMYCVTCFTFFGIGGVMALFMRTELAEPGLQFLSNEQFNQLFTMHGTVMLLFYATPIVFGFANLVLPLQIGAPDVAFPRLNALSYWLFLFGALIALGGFLTPGGAADFGWTAYTPLSDAIHSPGAGADLWILGLAVGGLGTILGAVNMITTVVCMRAPGMTMFRMPIFTWNILVTSMLVVIVFPLLTAALFGLAADRRLGAHIYDPANGGVILFQHLFWFFGHPEVYVLALPFFGVVSEIIPVFSRKPIFGYTTLVYATLAIAALSVAVWAHHMYATGAVLLPFFSFMTFLIAVPTGIKFFNWIGTMWKGQLTFETPMLFSVGFLITFLLGGLSGVLLASPPIDFQVTETYFVVAHFHYTLFGTIVFATYAGIYFWFPKMTGRLLDERLGKLHFWLTFIGFHLTFLVQHWVGDQGMPRRYADYLPTDGFTTLNVISTIGSFILGISILPFVWNVFRSWRYGEPVTVDDPWGHGNSLEWATSCPPPRHNFTELPRIRSERPAFELHYPHMVDRMRAEAHAGRSHRRELQDIGTTGPR, encoded by the coding sequence GTGACTGCCGAAGCACCTCTGATCGGAGAACTCGAGGCACGTCGTCCGTTTCCGGAACGGATGGGCCCCAAGGGCAACCTGATCTACAAGCTCATCACCACCACCGATCACAAGCTGATCGGCATCATGTACTGCGTCACCTGCTTCACGTTTTTCGGGATCGGCGGCGTGATGGCGCTGTTCATGCGTACCGAACTGGCCGAACCCGGCCTGCAGTTCCTGTCCAACGAGCAGTTCAACCAGTTGTTCACCATGCACGGCACGGTGATGCTGCTGTTCTACGCCACCCCGATCGTGTTCGGGTTCGCCAACCTGGTGCTCCCGCTGCAGATCGGCGCGCCCGACGTGGCCTTTCCACGCCTGAATGCACTGTCCTACTGGCTGTTCCTGTTCGGTGCGCTGATCGCCCTCGGCGGGTTCCTCACGCCGGGCGGTGCCGCCGACTTCGGCTGGACGGCCTACACCCCGTTGAGCGATGCGATCCACTCGCCAGGCGCCGGCGCTGACCTGTGGATCCTGGGTCTGGCAGTCGGTGGTCTGGGCACCATTCTGGGCGCGGTCAACATGATCACCACCGTGGTCTGCATGCGGGCACCGGGCATGACGATGTTCCGCATGCCGATCTTCACCTGGAACATCCTGGTGACCTCGATGCTGGTCGTCATCGTGTTCCCTCTGTTGACCGCCGCGCTGTTCGGCCTGGCCGCCGATCGGCGGCTCGGTGCCCACATCTACGACCCCGCCAACGGGGGCGTCATCCTGTTTCAGCACCTGTTCTGGTTCTTCGGGCACCCCGAGGTGTATGTGCTGGCGTTGCCCTTCTTCGGCGTGGTCTCCGAGATCATCCCGGTGTTCAGCCGCAAGCCGATCTTCGGTTACACCACGCTGGTCTACGCGACGCTGGCCATCGCGGCGCTGTCGGTCGCAGTGTGGGCGCACCACATGTACGCCACCGGCGCGGTGCTGCTGCCCTTCTTCTCCTTCATGACATTCCTGATCGCGGTGCCCACCGGTATCAAGTTCTTCAACTGGATCGGCACGATGTGGAAGGGCCAGTTGACATTCGAGACGCCGATGCTGTTCTCGGTCGGCTTCCTGATCACCTTCCTGCTGGGTGGCCTGTCCGGCGTGCTGCTGGCCAGCCCGCCGATCGACTTCCAGGTCACCGAGACATACTTCGTGGTTGCGCACTTCCACTACACCTTGTTCGGCACGATCGTGTTCGCCACCTATGCGGGCATCTACTTCTGGTTCCCCAAGATGACGGGACGTCTGCTCGACGAGCGACTGGGCAAGCTGCACTTCTGGCTGACCTTCATCGGGTTCCATCTGACGTTTCTGGTGCAGCATTGGGTCGGTGACCAGGGCATGCCGCGTCGCTACGCCGATTACCTGCCAACTGACGGTTTCACCACGCTCAACGTGATTTCCACGATCGGCTCGTTCATCTTGGGCATCTCGATCTTGCCGTTCGTGTGGAACGTATTCAGGAGCTGGCGCTACGGCGAGCCTGTCACCGTCGACGACCCCTGGGGCCACGGCAACTCGCTGGAGTGGGCGACCTCCTGCCCGCCGCCGCGGCACAACTTCACCGAGCTGCCCCGGATCCGTTCTGAACGCCCGGCATTCGAGTTGCACTATCCGCACATGGTCGATCGGATGCGCGCCGAGGCCCACGCCGGCCGCAGCCATCGTCGGGAACTGCAGGACATCGGGACGACAGGCCCGCGATGA
- a CDS encoding DUF5313 domain-containing protein produces the protein MAKDRPNLFQYIAYCYGKRLPDSMRDWVAHDLADHGAIRRHMIRMAIPPLFVLAPFWLLPASLYVHIEMTVPIYVWALLMALALNKIWRRHRLAQHGLDPNLVDEIQYKKDKQKHEDYIRRFGPRPESARHQSNSSPF, from the coding sequence ATGGCCAAGGACCGCCCGAATCTCTTTCAGTACATCGCCTATTGCTACGGCAAGCGGCTACCCGATTCGATGCGCGACTGGGTGGCCCATGACCTGGCCGACCACGGAGCCATCCGCCGGCACATGATCCGGATGGCGATCCCGCCGCTGTTCGTGCTGGCGCCGTTCTGGCTGCTGCCCGCCTCGCTGTACGTGCACATCGAGATGACGGTGCCGATCTACGTCTGGGCGCTGTTGATGGCGCTCGCGCTCAACAAGATCTGGCGCCGGCACCGGCTGGCCCAGCACGGTCTCGATCCCAACCTGGTCGACGAGATCCAGTACAAGAAGGACAAGCAGAAGCACGAGGACTACATCCGGCGGTTCGGGCCTCGCCCGGAATCGGCCAGGCACCAGTCCAACAGCAGTCCCTTTTAG
- a CDS encoding WhiB family transcriptional regulator, which yields MSASQAARPASSHPPEAGRARGGPDRWPLDWGSRASCRDIDPIVFFGPERERASARQQRVSRAKAICRGCPVQHPCREQSLRFAEPHGVWGGLTSDERTALREPGSLRGDESGVVRVDDCGRTVTQVEFDEDVADVALDREP from the coding sequence ATGAGTGCATCACAAGCCGCGCGCCCCGCCTCCTCCCATCCCCCTGAGGCGGGGCGCGCCCGAGGGGGTCCCGACCGATGGCCGCTGGACTGGGGATCCCGGGCAAGCTGCCGCGATATCGACCCGATCGTGTTCTTCGGCCCCGAACGCGAACGGGCATCTGCCCGGCAACAGCGGGTATCGCGGGCCAAGGCGATATGCCGCGGGTGCCCCGTCCAACACCCCTGCCGCGAGCAGTCGCTGAGATTTGCCGAGCCACATGGGGTCTGGGGCGGTCTGACCTCCGATGAGCGCACCGCGCTCCGCGAGCCCGGGTCACTGAGGGGAGACGAGTCCGGTGTCGTACGCGTGGATGATTGCGGCCGCACGGTCACGCAGGTCGAGTTTGATGAAGATGTGGCCGATGTGGCTCTTGACCGTGAGCCCTGA
- a CDS encoding TetR/AcrR family transcriptional regulator, whose amino-acid sequence MVSSSTRRRGPRRDVDTRALIIDTAERMFAEMSIGAVATRAVAREAGVASRAVAYHFPVKRDLVVAVALRRAPSVFEAVVQELVRVGQSADEIGVRDVVEALIAPYVRLLAEDPIGGLRWLKVMNQLALDEDQIWLDQLSGTPSLPELFFAAAGRAVPDIQTGEGQQRSTIAIFSMIGALASSDLSLYGQPLGPDGLDRGWLDELIQFTSGGLRGDAGVPD is encoded by the coding sequence GTGGTCTCGAGTTCGACCCGTAGACGCGGGCCCCGGCGCGATGTGGACACCCGAGCACTGATCATCGACACCGCTGAGCGAATGTTCGCCGAGATGTCGATCGGGGCGGTGGCCACACGGGCGGTGGCCCGTGAGGCCGGCGTGGCCAGTCGTGCGGTGGCCTATCACTTCCCGGTCAAGCGGGATCTGGTCGTCGCGGTTGCGCTAAGGCGGGCCCCGTCGGTGTTCGAGGCGGTGGTGCAGGAGCTGGTGCGGGTGGGCCAGTCGGCCGACGAGATCGGCGTCCGCGATGTCGTCGAGGCGCTGATCGCGCCCTACGTCCGGTTGCTCGCCGAGGACCCGATCGGTGGGTTGCGCTGGCTCAAGGTGATGAATCAGCTTGCCCTCGACGAAGATCAGATCTGGCTCGATCAACTGTCGGGCACGCCGAGCCTGCCCGAGTTGTTCTTCGCCGCGGCGGGCCGGGCGGTTCCGGACATCCAGACCGGAGAAGGGCAGCAGCGCAGCACGATTGCCATCTTCTCGATGATCGGCGCGCTGGCGAGCTCCGACCTTTCCCTGTACGGGCAGCCGTTGGGACCCGACGGCCTGGACCGGGGATGGCTCGACGAGCTCATCCAATTCACCAGCGGCGGATTGCGGGGCGACGCCGGCGTGCCCGACTAG
- a CDS encoding MFS transporter, whose translation MTAVALEPCETPHRVRHRLRPWLAVAIAVFCIGWGGNQFTPLLIAYAQHAGYTRVDVDVLLGAYVLGLIPGLLIASTLSDRHGRRSVMAAGVISSALGSLILAVGDGWGFEALFVGRLFSGLAVGIAMAVGSAWIAELSRPPYDDASAGAGARRASICLSLGFGVGPLCAGLLTVYAPLPLVLTYLVHAALCVPVLWAVWNRTAETRSGTTSRPFLDGLKVPVAGHRRFLHVVVPMAPWIFGSAAIAYAVVPALVADQLGSWALLYTVGLTVLTLACGVAIQPVARRLDDVSSSRAVVVSMALMAVGIFAAVATAVTRSVLVAPLVAMLLGSAYGIAIVSGLLEIQRIAPPDELAGISGVYYSLAYLGFLLPAALAALEHWFSYPVMLTAVGLLALVCTAVCASGWAKHLEPRTPVVGSVAHAEH comes from the coding sequence ATGACCGCCGTCGCTCTTGAGCCCTGCGAGACGCCGCATCGGGTCCGGCACCGCCTGCGACCGTGGCTCGCCGTGGCCATCGCGGTCTTCTGCATCGGTTGGGGTGGCAATCAGTTCACCCCGCTGCTGATCGCCTACGCCCAGCACGCCGGCTACACCCGGGTGGACGTCGACGTCCTGCTGGGCGCCTATGTGCTCGGCCTGATCCCGGGGCTGCTGATCGCGTCGACGCTTTCGGACCGCCACGGTCGACGCAGCGTGATGGCCGCCGGCGTGATCAGTTCAGCGCTGGGCAGTCTCATCCTGGCGGTCGGTGATGGCTGGGGCTTCGAGGCCCTGTTCGTCGGCCGGTTGTTCAGCGGGCTGGCCGTCGGTATCGCCATGGCCGTGGGCTCGGCCTGGATCGCCGAATTGTCCCGGCCGCCATACGACGACGCGTCGGCCGGCGCCGGCGCGCGACGCGCCTCGATCTGCCTGTCGTTGGGTTTCGGGGTGGGGCCGCTGTGCGCCGGGTTGCTCACCGTGTACGCGCCGCTGCCGCTGGTGTTGACCTACCTGGTGCATGCCGCGCTGTGTGTGCCGGTGTTGTGGGCGGTGTGGAACCGCACCGCCGAGACCCGATCCGGCACGACTTCTCGGCCGTTCCTCGATGGCCTCAAGGTGCCCGTCGCCGGGCACCGCCGGTTCCTGCATGTCGTTGTTCCCATGGCGCCGTGGATCTTTGGCTCGGCGGCCATCGCCTACGCCGTGGTGCCGGCCCTGGTCGCCGACCAACTCGGATCGTGGGCCCTGCTCTACACCGTGGGGCTGACCGTGCTGACGCTGGCGTGCGGCGTGGCGATCCAGCCGGTGGCGCGTCGGCTCGACGACGTGTCCAGTTCGCGTGCCGTCGTGGTCTCGATGGCCCTGATGGCTGTCGGGATCTTTGCCGCCGTGGCCACCGCCGTCACCCGCTCGGTGCTCGTCGCGCCGCTGGTCGCGATGTTGCTGGGCAGCGCCTACGGCATCGCGATCGTTTCGGGTCTCCTTGAGATCCAACGCATTGCGCCGCCTGACGAGCTCGCCGGAATCTCCGGGGTGTACTACTCCCTGGCCTACCTCGGGTTCCTGCTGCCCGCAGCGCTGGCCGCGCTCGAGCACTGGTTCAGCTATCCGGTGATGCTGACCGCGGTCGGGCTGCTGGCTCTTGTGTGTACTGCGGTGTGCGCGTCGGGGTGGGCGAAGCACCTGGAGCCCCGCACGCCGGTTGTGGGCTCGGTTGCGCACGCCGAGCACTAA
- a CDS encoding cytochrome c oxidase subunit 3, whose translation MTERVEDVRVRSVPGQPDMWMFVLFESLLFTGYFSVYLVSRTQNPELFLQSQSHLDLRVGVFNTIALLLSSWAIARCVQAAREGNYRSALTNVSLTLSLGVVFLAGKIVEWVVQVRAGNTFTSDEFFQHYFFLTSIHCIHVLIGFVVLGVVVYQLWSPKRRSQQLIETGATYWHTVDFLWVLIFALIYVVR comes from the coding sequence ATGACCGAACGCGTCGAAGATGTCCGCGTCCGATCCGTGCCGGGGCAGCCCGACATGTGGATGTTCGTCCTGTTCGAATCGCTGCTGTTCACCGGGTACTTCTCGGTGTACCTGGTGTCGCGCACCCAGAATCCTGAGCTCTTCCTGCAGTCGCAGTCCCATCTGGACCTACGGGTCGGGGTGTTCAATACCATTGCCCTGCTGCTGAGTTCATGGGCCATCGCGCGGTGTGTCCAGGCCGCCCGCGAGGGAAACTACCGATCGGCCTTGACGAACGTATCGCTGACGCTCTCACTGGGCGTGGTGTTCCTGGCCGGCAAGATCGTCGAGTGGGTCGTCCAGGTCCGCGCGGGGAACACGTTCACCAGCGACGAGTTCTTTCAGCACTACTTCTTCCTGACATCTATTCACTGCATTCACGTGCTGATCGGCTTCGTGGTGCTCGGCGTCGTCGTCTACCAGTTGTGGAGCCCGAAGCGGCGTTCGCAACAGCTGATCGAAACGGGTGCCACCTATTGGCACACCGTCGATTTCCTCTGGGTTCTGATTTTCGCGTTGATCTACGTGGTGAGGTGA
- a CDS encoding GntR family transcriptional regulator: protein MVTDEKSSNSQRVYRMTKDQILSGEFRGGQLLSEVEVATQLGVSRTPVHEAFLRLAAEDFLDLVPRRGAVVVPVSAQEATDLLEMRLALETAAVRRLCRSTESIDTLFGELTELVERQRHGAAIGDADEFAAADDAFHRRIVQVAGNSIAGRFYGSLSDRQRRMMADAARSDSARLNALIGEHADLADAIGRRDVAGFEAALLAHLEATYRVALA, encoded by the coding sequence GTGGTCACGGACGAGAAATCGAGCAACAGCCAGCGCGTCTACCGGATGACCAAGGATCAGATCCTCTCCGGTGAGTTCCGCGGCGGGCAGCTCCTCAGCGAGGTCGAGGTGGCGACCCAGCTCGGCGTCAGCCGCACCCCCGTCCACGAGGCCTTCCTCCGGCTGGCCGCCGAGGACTTCCTGGACCTGGTGCCGCGGCGCGGCGCCGTCGTCGTCCCGGTGTCCGCGCAGGAAGCCACCGATCTACTGGAGATGCGCCTGGCCCTCGAGACGGCGGCGGTGCGCCGACTCTGCAGGTCAACGGAATCCATCGACACGTTGTTCGGTGAGCTCACCGAGTTGGTGGAGCGTCAGCGCCACGGCGCCGCGATCGGTGACGCCGACGAGTTTGCCGCCGCCGACGACGCGTTTCACCGGCGGATCGTCCAGGTCGCCGGTAATTCGATCGCCGGGCGTTTCTACGGGTCGCTCAGCGATCGGCAGCGCCGCATGATGGCCGACGCAGCCCGCTCGGATTCCGCCCGACTCAACGCGTTGATCGGTGAGCACGCGGATCTCGCCGATGCCATCGGCCGGCGCGACGTCGCCGGTTTCGAGGCCGCCTTGTTGGCCCATCTGGAAGCGACCTACCGGGTGGCGCTGGCATGA
- a CDS encoding sensor histidine kinase yields the protein MLGGITRGIRAHARRRGHSLPVGYNWAIVLAFDTTVVGAGVVAVLQRPTADLPAGLLALVVCIAPFALFYISGVEFKAPIVWATWSTATAVLLFATTTPIADDFAPLIAVLMVGEVASLAGVWGGFLATLSGATLILTAAAQHRLEAVPLYLGILGMGWLVGYLVHTQQQLMRQQQDAQDALARHAASDERRRIAREVHDVIAHSLSVTLLHVTGARRGLQQDRDVDDAVEALEQAERLGRQAMADIRRTVGLLDGAPMGMAPEPGVDDIARLVDDFVRAGLNVWFDATGRTDAVSAAVGLALYRIAQESLANIAKHAPDAESTVLLRISRTSATLTVANRLPVAALAGRGGGVAEGRGVRGMRQRVEQLGGIISVGPADDAWSVRTNIPLDDTDPTPRGCPLMS from the coding sequence ATGCTCGGTGGCATCACACGCGGCATTCGGGCGCACGCACGCCGGCGGGGCCATTCCCTTCCGGTGGGCTACAACTGGGCCATCGTGCTGGCCTTCGACACGACCGTGGTGGGCGCCGGCGTGGTCGCCGTCCTCCAGCGACCGACGGCAGACCTCCCGGCGGGTCTGCTCGCCCTGGTCGTCTGCATCGCCCCGTTCGCCTTGTTCTACATCTCCGGTGTCGAGTTCAAGGCGCCGATCGTCTGGGCCACCTGGTCCACCGCGACGGCGGTGTTGCTGTTCGCGACGACCACACCGATCGCCGATGACTTCGCCCCGTTGATCGCGGTGCTGATGGTCGGCGAGGTCGCGTCGCTGGCCGGGGTGTGGGGCGGATTCCTGGCCACCCTGTCCGGCGCCACCCTGATCCTGACCGCCGCCGCGCAGCATCGCCTCGAAGCCGTGCCGCTCTACCTCGGCATTCTCGGAATGGGTTGGCTGGTGGGCTATCTCGTGCACACCCAGCAACAGCTGATGCGTCAGCAGCAGGACGCACAGGACGCACTGGCCCGCCACGCCGCGTCCGATGAGCGGCGGCGGATCGCCCGCGAGGTACACGACGTGATCGCGCATTCCCTGAGCGTGACCCTGCTGCACGTCACCGGTGCGCGTCGCGGGTTGCAGCAGGATCGCGATGTCGATGACGCGGTGGAGGCGTTGGAGCAGGCCGAGCGGCTGGGCCGCCAGGCGATGGCCGACATCCGCCGCACGGTCGGCCTGCTCGACGGCGCCCCGATGGGCATGGCTCCCGAACCGGGAGTCGACGACATCGCCCGCCTGGTCGACGATTTCGTGCGCGCCGGGCTGAACGTGTGGTTCGACGCGACCGGGCGCACCGATGCCGTTTCGGCAGCCGTGGGTTTGGCGCTCTACCGCATCGCCCAGGAATCCCTGGCCAACATCGCCAAGCACGCGCCTGATGCGGAATCGACCGTGTTGCTGAGGATTTCCCGAACGTCGGCCACCTTGACCGTCGCCAATCGGCTGCCGGTCGCCGCCCTCGCCGGCCGGGGCGGCGGGGTTGCGGAAGGCCGCGGTGTGCGCGGAATGCGCCAGCGCGTCGAGCAACTCGGCGGGATCATCAGTGTCGGCCCGGCCGATGATGCCTGGTCGGTACGCACGAACATTCCGCTGGACGACACCGACCCGACACCCCGCGGTTGTCCCCTGATGTCATGA
- a CDS encoding Crp/Fnr family transcriptional regulator, with translation MNEVLARAGIFQGVSPDAVAALVRQLEPVTLRRGEVAFVEGEPGDTLYIITAGKVKIGRKSADGRDSLITLMGPSDMFGELAIFDPGPRTSTVTALTEVKAVTMSRSVLRSWIADRPEIAEQLLRVLARRLRRTNDNLSDLIFTDVPGRVAKQLLYLAQRFGSRDGSALRVDHELTQEEIAQLVGSSRETVNKALSDFAQRGWIRVQGRSILIDNPERLAKRAH, from the coding sequence ATGAACGAAGTGCTGGCCCGCGCCGGCATCTTCCAGGGTGTGTCGCCAGACGCCGTCGCCGCACTCGTCCGTCAGCTGGAACCGGTGACCCTCCGCCGTGGCGAAGTGGCATTCGTCGAGGGTGAACCGGGCGACACGTTGTACATCATCACCGCGGGCAAGGTGAAGATCGGCCGCAAGTCGGCTGACGGGCGCGACAGCCTGATCACGTTGATGGGTCCGTCCGACATGTTCGGTGAACTCGCCATCTTCGACCCCGGTCCGCGCACCTCGACGGTGACCGCCCTGACCGAGGTGAAGGCGGTGACGATGAGTCGCAGTGTGCTGCGGAGCTGGATCGCCGACCGTCCCGAGATCGCCGAACAACTGCTGCGCGTGCTGGCCCGCCGGTTGCGCCGAACCAATGACAACCTGTCCGACCTGATCTTCACCGATGTGCCGGGGCGGGTGGCCAAGCAGCTGCTCTACCTGGCGCAGCGGTTCGGCAGCCGCGACGGCAGCGCGCTGCGCGTCGACCATGAGTTGACCCAGGAGGAAATCGCGCAGCTCGTCGGCTCCTCCCGCGAGACGGTCAACAAGGCGCTGTCGGACTTCGCGCAGCGGGGCTGGATCCGCGTGCAGGGCCGCAGCATCCTGATCGACAATCCCGAACGGCTGGCCAAGCGCGCCCATTAG
- a CDS encoding cytochrome C oxidase subunit IV family protein yields MTLVYVRLDEAVDQNGTLKASTVVTVSAIVIALIKVRIIFREFMEVRHASVLLCRLTDGWVVLIGVCLLGSYFVGSAVAA; encoded by the coding sequence ATGACGCTCGTCTACGTGCGGCTTGACGAGGCCGTCGACCAGAACGGGACGTTGAAGGCCAGCACCGTCGTCACCGTCAGCGCGATCGTCATCGCACTCATCAAGGTGCGCATCATCTTCCGCGAATTCATGGAGGTGCGGCACGCCTCCGTGCTGCTGTGCCGGCTCACCGACGGGTGGGTCGTGCTCATCGGTGTCTGTCTGCTGGGCAGCTATTTCGTCGGCTCGGCGGTCGCGGCTTAG
- a CDS encoding response regulator transcription factor yields MTDQAAEVDVLLVDDQDLVRSGLRRILRRKDGFTIIAECADGDEVPEAVARYRPDVVVMDLRMKRVDGIEATRRLTVADGPPVLALTTFNDDELLSGALRAGANGFVLKDSSAEELIRAVRAVAQGDSYLDPAVTSRVLTTYRKSAEPRRVAVGDLTARELDVLTLIAKGHSNAEIADKLSISGLTVKSHIGHIFIKLDLRDRAAAIIHAYDTGLVSPQ; encoded by the coding sequence ATGACGGATCAGGCAGCCGAGGTCGACGTTCTCCTCGTCGACGATCAGGATCTGGTGCGCTCCGGGCTCCGGCGCATCCTGCGGCGCAAGGACGGCTTCACGATCATCGCCGAATGCGCCGACGGCGACGAGGTCCCCGAGGCCGTCGCCCGCTACCGTCCCGACGTCGTGGTGATGGACCTGCGGATGAAGCGTGTCGACGGAATCGAGGCCACCCGCCGGCTGACCGTGGCCGACGGCCCGCCGGTGCTGGCGCTGACCACGTTCAATGACGACGAGTTGCTCTCTGGCGCCCTGCGCGCCGGGGCCAACGGATTCGTGCTCAAAGATTCCTCTGCCGAGGAGCTGATCCGGGCGGTGCGCGCGGTGGCGCAGGGCGACAGCTACCTCGATCCGGCGGTGACCTCGCGGGTACTCACCACCTACCGCAAGTCGGCAGAACCACGCCGGGTTGCCGTCGGCGATCTCACGGCCCGGGAACTCGATGTGCTGACGCTGATCGCCAAGGGGCATTCGAACGCCGAGATCGCCGACAAACTCAGCATTTCAGGGCTCACGGTCAAGAGCCACATCGGCCACATCTTCATCAAACTCGACCTGCGTGACCGTGCGGCCGCAATCATCCACGCGTACGACACCGGACTCGTCTCCCCTCAGTGA